Sequence from the Panicum virgatum strain AP13 chromosome 5N, P.virgatum_v5, whole genome shotgun sequence genome:
GCTGCTAAAAAAATGAGCCTGTGTAGTTTCTCCTGCCGCATATAGTGCATTAGCACAGGTGTACCTGTTAGATCAGCCTACCAGTTGCTGACTTCTATGCTGCTTATGAACTTCCACATTGAACCTTAGCAATGAAAGGTGCCATTTATGCTATTTGTGTGTTTTCCAATTCGTGACAACCTACTATTCAATATGATGTTAAATACTTGTGCATCGACTTAAATGGAATTGCGAGTCATATAACGCTATAACATCAGACCATGGATCAGCTGGTAAAATAGAATTGTAACCTTTATACCCATCCCACTCACCACAGACAACAAATAAAACATACAGTGCTGCTTCATATAACCAGAAAGAGAGATGCATTACACATGTTTTTATACGACATTACAGAGACAAGCAAGCTTGCCTACCCATTTCGAAATATACAGGCCATTGCTCCACCTCACACTCTAACAAACACACGTAAACAAAATCTAAACGGCCCTGCCCACAGGTTCCGTCTCAGTTCTCATCCATGAAATCCCTTGACAGCTTTTCCAGCGCAGCGGTGCCATCCCAAACGTTCTCTTCAGCCCAGACGGCAGCTCCATGAGCAAGTACAGCAATAGAATTCCTAGGAGAACCGCTCACAACATCAATGGTGATCTCTTCCAGCGTCTTCTGAAGCGTCTCGAGATCATCAAGTAACTGAACCCATCCAGACCTAAGCATATGATTGATCCTACGCAAATCTTCCATCTCCTTGCGCACAACTTCTAGAGAACTGAAATTAAAATCCTTCACCACGACACCAAAATCCCGTTCTGCTGCAACAATCAATGCATTGGCTGCAGCCTCCTCTGCCCCATTCTTCGTAGTCGATGCTAATCCCGTGGCCTCAAGGAGAGCCAAATCATCAATCTGACCTGCTAACGGAACAATCACAAAACCTGTCGCCACATACAAACCATCAAGCATGCGAAATGAATAAGAAGGACTTGATCCTCCCAAAGCTTCCACCACTGCATTCAGAATCACATGATAGGAGACGTGCGCAACAGCAATTCCTACACCGATAAAGAATAAGATCGCTAATAGATCAAATCAGAGCACAAGATCAGAGTGTTTCAGCTTGTGATTGCTGACCCAACCGGCTGCTGCACGAGCCAGGAATCATCGCCATCGCTTCACCACTCTGCCTTTCAGCGCTACGGTTTTCACGAAGGACAATGGCAGCGAGCGATGCTGGCCCAGCTGAGCAGCAGACTCCATTAATATGCAGCGCCTGCCTTGGCTCCAACGAAACCAACTGCAGGAACCGACCTGCCCGCCTTGGCTGCAACGAAAATTGGTACCCAAAACCGACCTCTTACAAACAATTCAGCCCATAGATACTATCAAAGCCCACAGGAGACACTCCAACCATGAAAAAAATGGCCCAGCTCAGGAAAAAGGCCAGTACCAGGCCTGCAGTTTCTCATCCATTCCTTCACACGGGCGCAGCGTTAGCGCGCAATTTGCCTAGTACTTCATGTATCGCAACTGGCCAAGCAGATTGGAAGATCTGCCTTCACAACGGACTGTTATCCAAGGCAGATTATTTTTCTATAACACCTCTCTCCATCTTACAATTGCTGGAACTCTAAacaaatagagaaattctataaattttcacaaaaatcagaaacatccaacaatcaatccaacaactctaatcataataattatcggatctattatctttttttaataaattacccacatttttcattataaaaatagactaaattaccccctaaatgtgtgtctaaattacccacctctgccattctaaaaaatctaaagtaaccctaaattacccacctatgctattataaaaataatacaaatacctctctaaatttgcatataaattatccagttatgttattattattacaagttaaattactctaaaaatataaatataaatcctATAATTATACTAAaatacaaaaatacaaaaatacaaTTACCCCttaaatttgtatataaattatccaattatgtcattatcaTTACAAGTTAACTAAATTATataatataataaaatattaaaatgcaccattataaaattctaaattactatttctatcattattaatatattatttatattattgtttatataaaaatactaccatgatatatgtcaccatgcatatatccatgtatgatggaagagataagaatatcaatttacaaacaaatagttcaactaaatatatatcgaaTAAATATGGAGTTGTAATGCAAAATGAAATTAATTGTAACTcgataataaatatatatattttagagtatgtgttagaatatttaatagatgaaaaaaaGACGTgacatagataattataattattaaccTCATCTTTATATTAATTCTAGTTAGCTTGTGCGGGAGCACGGTTGATAAACTGGTATTCACAATCTATAgattgaagaacatctccagCAAGAAAAATGTAGTACCGTAAGTCGTTGCCAGGCAGCCCATCCGTTTGACGGGCAAGAAGTATAAAGAACGAGTCAACAACTGCTTCTCCATTCTCCAACCTGCAGCAAGCCAGTTCGCCACTATAGAAGAAGCAGCATGGCGTAGCCAGAGCCAGCCATGCCCTGATGGCTGATGCCCAAGACACTCCCTCTTCTTAGTTCTTACCTCCTAGTTCACTATCTATCGCTCAAATGGACAACGGATCCGTGAAGCAGATCGTTGTTCTGTACCCCGTCGGCGGCGTCGGGCACGTCGACCCCATGACGCAGCTCGCCAAGATCTTCCTCGGCCACGGCTACGACGTCACCACGGTGCTCATCGAGCCGCCGATCAAGTCGACCGACTCCGGCGCCGGCTTCATCGAGCGCATCGCCGCCTCCAACCCGTGCATCACCTTCCACGTCCTGCCGCCGATTCCAACCCCTGACCTGGCCAGCTCCCCCAAGCATCCTTTCCTCCTCATACTGGAGCTGATGCGCCAGTACAACGGGAAGCTCGAGAGCTTCCTCCGCTCCATCCCGCGGCCGCGCTTGCACTCCCTTGTCATCGACCTGTTCTGCACCCACGCCATCGACGTGGCCACCAAGGTGGGCGTCCCCGTCTACAAGTTCTTCGCCTCGGGCGCCGGGACTCTGGCCGTCTTCACCCAGCtgccggcgctgctcgccggcaggCAAACGGGCTTGAAGGAACTCGGGGACGCGCCCCTCGAGTTCCTTGGCGTCCCGCCCATGCCGGCGTCCCATCTCGTCAAGCCGCTGCTGGAGCATCCGGAGGACGAGCTGTGCGGGGCCATGATGAAGATCTTGAGGCGCAACGCGGGCACGCGGGGCGTTCTGGTCAACACGTTCGAGTCGTTGGAGAGCCGGGCCCTGCGGGCGCTCAGGGATCCCCAGTGCGTTCCCGGCCTGGTTCCGCCCCCGGTTTACGCCATCGGGCCCATGATTGGCAAGGGCGGGACGGAGAGAGAGGGGCACGAGTGCCTCGCGTGGCTCGACGCGCAGCCACAGCGCAGCGTCGTGTTCCTCTGCTGGGGGAGCAAGGGCGCGCTACCCAAGCAGCAGCTCGAGGAGATCGCCGCCGGCCTTGAGAACTCAGGGCACCGGTTCCTTTGGGTCGTGCGCACGCCGGCGGGCAGCGACGACCCCAAAAGATACTGGGAGCGACGCGGCGAGGCGGACCTGGACGCGCTCCTGCCGGAGGGGTTCTCGGAGCGGACCAAGGACCGTGGCCTCGTCATCAAGTCATGGGCGCCGCAGGTCGATGTGCTCAACCACCCGGCAACGGGCGCGTTCGTTACccactgcgggtggaactcgacGCTGGAGGCGATCGCGGCGGGGGTGCCGATGCTGTGCTGGCCGCTGGCCGGAGCAGAGCAGAAGATGAACGAGGTCTTCGTGGCCGACGACATGAGGGTCGGGGTGGAGATGGAGGGGTACAAGGAAGGTTTCATCACGGCCGAGGAGATAGAGGCGAAGGTGAGGCTGGTGTTGGAGTGCGAGGAGGGGAGGAAGCTTAGGGAACGAGCGATGGAGCTGAAGaaagaagcagaggaggcgcaGGAGGACGGTGGGTCGTCGCGGGCGGCATTCCTCCAATTCTTGTCCGATGTTAAGAACCTGAGAGAGTAGCTTCTGGGAGACGGATTTGCTGCactccaacttttttttttgtcaatccTGGTGTACTCTACTGTTTCGTTACCCTGCTTGACCATGATACTgctaaggcaaaaaaaaaaaaaaaacgcatGCGCACACGAAGGGTATTCATATGCACAACATTTTATTGTGAAGTAGCAGCGCATGAAGTTCTGAAGAGTGCCATTCGAAACACTGACGATAAGTAAAGAAATATCGATGAATTTAGCACAAAAACGTTTGCTTAACTTCTTTTTGTTTGAGAAAAACGTTTGTTTAATTTCACTAGAAAGAAATAAGGTTGATGCTAAAACTTGTAGGCATGAGAAAAATAATGGAGGGCGTTGTTTTCTAACATGGACAAGAGACAGCCGTGCAAAACAAATCAATAGACAGACATGCATGCACCGGCAATGGATGACTTAGAAAGGGAAGGAAATAAGTCATGCATGATGTCACATGCAACATGCCCACTTGTCATAGATAATAGAAATTGCATGCCCACGAATAGGATGTGGATGAGTCGATGAGAGTACACTCggttggaaatatttttttatttagacCCTTAAATTAAAGGTAATTGGACATGAGTTGCTCTTACTCGGAGCTCTCATCAGACGTGTATTCACCGCTTACAGTAGCAACAGTTGAAGCGATGTCTTATCAtccattttcttcttccttcctagTCTTCTTCTACCTCTGAGAACCTTGCTACCTAGCCGCCACCCGCCTCCACCGGTGGCAGCGGCCGCAACGACTTGCCGCCATACCGCTCATCCCACCTCCCCCCTCATCCCCTACCCTTCCGAACCACCGTTGTCGGGTActatgattaggggcaccctaaccaggaGACTAAATCGTCCTTAAAACGCAAAACACATGTCAGGAAAATCCGACCCACCAAGACCAATAGTTTCCTCCCGATctgaaggaaaggaaaggaatcaaagaagcccaatccacggcCCAAGTACGCAGTGTGGCCCATCTGAACCCCCTCAAACACGCgaggcaatctccgcctcgctcgaggactctccgccgagaccctcgacaATGCTTcggatctccgcctcgctcgaggccactactcgacgtaaaggacaaacggccgtCCGCTCACCctcccgccgtacggaggcattaaatgctaaCAACTCCACCGCAACACCCGAGTCAGCCGGCGTCAGGACACCACTCTGCACA
This genomic interval carries:
- the LOC120676782 gene encoding UDP-glycosyltransferase 88A1-like, which translates into the protein MDNGSVKQIVVLYPVGGVGHVDPMTQLAKIFLGHGYDVTTVLIEPPIKSTDSGAGFIERIAASNPCITFHVLPPIPTPDLASSPKHPFLLILELMRQYNGKLESFLRSIPRPRLHSLVIDLFCTHAIDVATKVGVPVYKFFASGAGTLAVFTQLPALLAGRQTGLKELGDAPLEFLGVPPMPASHLVKPLLEHPEDELCGAMMKILRRNAGTRGVLVNTFESLESRALRALRDPQCVPGLVPPPVYAIGPMIGKGGTEREGHECLAWLDAQPQRSVVFLCWGSKGALPKQQLEEIAAGLENSGHRFLWVVRTPAGSDDPKRYWERRGEADLDALLPEGFSERTKDRGLVIKSWAPQVDVLNHPATGAFVTHCGWNSTLEAIAAGVPMLCWPLAGAEQKMNEVFVADDMRVGVEMEGYKEGFITAEEIEAKVRLVLECEEGRKLRERAMELKKEAEEAQEDGGSSRAAFLQFLSDVKNLRE